A single window of Hymenobacter sp. APR13 DNA harbors:
- a CDS encoding beta strand repeat-containing protein — MLIHTLANFFNTILLTMKTRLPLLALLISWATLGTPIVARAQIAGKGPQLLQNNTFGKHPETAAAGAYTIPAGTDLGNWTSGLNYTPTDVVPTANAVAIQLDAATNQSAFPGDATNGIPASRSWLYMFGNTAATATVNFWQQNVAVRPNTTYTFVCYASNATGVGSATTTDPQLDFYVGGVKQGTTFDVVKETTANGGDKWTRYAVSFTTNSTQTALALALRNPRSTTGTGNALAISSISFRTDNPGAVNSRYSCDGQFYQIRQVVTTTAPITNSTRLFDVDRTTGNAYVTNEKKDLGATINGLGYRPGDGLQYALTYVSNEVASNTAGADRINEYTDPMELYVIDKNGDIKSLGIVGNLPGDQWAGGVIDRAGNYYVVSQRFDTPRFYRIDLNAPTLTATQITFTGAPAAGTGFALYDIAFNPRDNNFYGVSFLNEAYKLVVNNTTNTAAVTRLTNATAVTFNQTQAMGTCFFDIAGTFYAYRNGTAGTAGSSNFYIISTTDGSATNLSAVDPAINSDGASCVTPDQSVDVVKEVVSVTPSGTPNQFNVAFSIKVRNNGSITDPNVQVSDLLWSGNTTANAATTFSGANNVTISGLTVTNTAGATLAANTGATGFNGQSGRAGLLTGNQQLAAGQGAIITFTAQVTFPSAAAVPTAGQNNTAYGTSTVASFIGYTLQGSTLVPPPDLLAQDASTNSAALPETPNADAASPSPIYYQTAILGNVFEDANYGGGAGRSQTASNGEGVSGARVELYSSAGSFIGFANADAAGNYSFVNGLNGITLTASTVYRVRVVNSTVVSNRPGSIAGLLPVQTYLNGNVNRVGGEEPNLIDEVANTGAQTLVQVEAVSAAGTIETLTPLTGTGSVTTPASGPLVGVDFGFNFSTVVNTNNSGQGSLRQFIVNSNTLTNANLDQAAFNGTAAATTTAIDPAAGVEYAIFMLNDGRLTGAPAGLRDAMTAPAGYNITSKAFTFNSATLPTITDSNTAIDGKLQTILTGEGTIPTANNTAGEIILDFVGATRGGLLITGANTRIASLNVTNAGVAVGSRALNTTGAVQSDGAAIVFTGAGTIGSVVNNITGQNNTIATVLLEGGATGVTISNSVMRTGRATAASGTTIAYDGAGILLSNASGNTINNNNISANNGFGIELAGGSNGNTITGNQIGSNGAGTATASDAGISITLGNNNLIGNNTITGNSGDGIVAANSTSGNRFTQNSFSANGDLGIDLVTTGSASVTGDGQNLNDNTDVDTGANGILNFPVITQLFKDANSLLMLGYAPANAVVEFFVADVAAAAYGEGLTYLTTRIEGNATDDTDNNVGTYSFSGFPGEINQGSERNARRFAFTIPLSSLTPAQLTALNTSGARLTATATIINTVNGLSVGNTSEFSGNVAVTATPLPVELKAFEVAASNANALLTWSTASEQNNDHFVVERSVDGGSFERIGQVQGRGTTSQMTNYSFTDINIGTKRAGVVYYRLQQVDTDGTASYSPVRTVNFAAGLTAGVATVGVYPNPATSQDRTITLALTTLPTGTYKVTVLDATGRVVRTQAVQGGQDQTLQVQQLPAGMYLVQVRGNSLNLTQRFSKQ, encoded by the coding sequence TTGCTCATTCACACTCTTGCAAATTTCTTCAATACCATACTTCTTACCATGAAAACACGCTTACCATTACTAGCGTTGCTGATTAGTTGGGCTACGCTTGGAACCCCTATTGTAGCCCGGGCGCAGATAGCCGGCAAAGGGCCACAGCTGTTGCAGAACAACACGTTCGGTAAGCATCCAGAAACCGCTGCGGCAGGTGCGTACACTATTCCGGCTGGCACTGATCTGGGGAACTGGACCAGCGGTTTAAACTATACTCCTACAGATGTAGTACCAACGGCAAACGCAGTAGCTATTCAGTTGGATGCAGCTACCAACCAATCTGCTTTTCCAGGCGACGCAACCAATGGCATTCCCGCCTCCCGTAGTTGGCTCTATATGTTCGGCAATACAGCGGCCACAGCCACGGTAAACTTCTGGCAGCAGAATGTGGCTGTTCGCCCGAATACTACTTACACATTCGTTTGCTACGCCTCGAATGCTACAGGAGTAGGATCAGCTACCACGACGGACCCACAACTAGATTTCTATGTAGGTGGCGTGAAGCAGGGAACCACCTTTGACGTGGTGAAGGAGACTACTGCCAATGGCGGCGATAAGTGGACGCGTTACGCCGTCTCATTTACGACGAACAGTACACAAACTGCTTTGGCTCTAGCCTTACGCAACCCTCGATCCACGACGGGTACCGGCAACGCGTTGGCTATCAGTAGCATTTCATTTCGGACTGATAATCCCGGCGCCGTGAATTCACGCTATAGCTGCGACGGGCAGTTCTACCAGATTCGGCAAGTCGTTACTACTACAGCACCAATCACCAACTCCACTCGCCTTTTCGACGTGGACCGCACAACTGGTAATGCTTATGTTACGAACGAAAAGAAGGACTTAGGAGCTACCATAAACGGTCTGGGTTACCGTCCGGGGGATGGCCTGCAGTATGCGCTGACCTATGTTTCAAACGAAGTTGCGTCTAACACGGCCGGTGCAGATCGTATCAATGAATATACAGATCCAATGGAACTGTATGTCATTGACAAGAATGGTGACATCAAGTCGCTTGGCATTGTAGGTAATTTACCCGGTGACCAGTGGGCGGGAGGCGTTATTGATCGGGCAGGCAACTATTATGTGGTGAGCCAGCGGTTTGATACACCGCGTTTCTATCGAATAGATTTGAATGCGCCGACACTAACGGCTACACAAATAACATTCACGGGGGCTCCCGCAGCAGGTACTGGTTTTGCTCTCTACGACATAGCCTTTAACCCGCGGGATAACAACTTCTATGGAGTGAGCTTCTTGAACGAAGCATATAAGCTTGTAGTCAACAATACGACGAATACGGCAGCGGTAACTCGCCTCACCAACGCAACGGCAGTGACGTTCAATCAGACCCAAGCAATGGGTACCTGCTTCTTCGACATTGCTGGTACATTCTATGCGTATCGTAATGGCACAGCAGGCACCGCCGGTTCTTCCAACTTTTACATTATCAGCACTACGGATGGTTCAGCGACTAACCTGTCGGCAGTAGACCCAGCCATAAACAGCGATGGAGCCAGTTGCGTGACGCCTGACCAGAGTGTGGATGTAGTGAAGGAAGTAGTGAGCGTGACGCCGTCGGGAACACCCAACCAGTTTAACGTTGCATTCAGCATTAAGGTCCGCAACAACGGTTCCATCACTGACCCAAACGTGCAGGTTTCTGACCTGCTGTGGAGCGGTAATACCACAGCTAATGCTGCTACTACGTTTTCCGGTGCTAACAACGTCACGATTTCGGGTCTGACAGTAACCAATACGGCTGGTGCCACACTAGCCGCCAACACGGGAGCCACTGGTTTTAACGGACAATCGGGCCGGGCTGGCCTGCTAACTGGTAACCAGCAATTAGCCGCTGGGCAGGGTGCCATTATAACCTTTACAGCTCAAGTGACTTTCCCTTCGGCTGCGGCAGTACCTACTGCAGGACAGAATAACACGGCGTATGGCACGAGCACAGTGGCTTCCTTCATTGGATATACGCTGCAGGGTAGCACCTTGGTCCCTCCGCCCGACTTGCTGGCCCAAGACGCCTCTACCAACAGCGCCGCCCTACCGGAGACGCCCAACGCCGATGCGGCGTCTCCTTCACCTATCTATTATCAGACGGCTATCCTAGGCAATGTGTTCGAGGATGCCAACTACGGCGGTGGCGCCGGACGCTCGCAGACCGCCAGCAATGGTGAAGGCGTAAGCGGCGCAAGGGTTGAGTTGTATTCTAGTGCAGGATCCTTTATCGGGTTCGCGAATGCTGATGCGGCTGGCAATTACAGCTTTGTGAACGGCTTGAATGGTATCACGCTCACGGCTAGTACTGTATATCGGGTACGGGTAGTAAACTCCACGGTAGTAAGCAACCGCCCCGGTAGCATAGCGGGTCTGTTGCCCGTACAAACGTATCTGAACGGCAATGTGAACCGGGTAGGTGGCGAGGAGCCTAACCTCATAGATGAGGTAGCCAACACAGGCGCACAAACGTTAGTGCAAGTTGAGGCAGTAAGTGCTGCGGGTACTATCGAAACCCTGACTCCTCTCACCGGCACCGGATCTGTCACTACTCCGGCTTCCGGCCCTTTGGTGGGGGTAGACTTTGGCTTCAACTTCAGCACAGTAGTAAACACCAATAACTCCGGCCAAGGGTCTTTGCGGCAGTTCATTGTTAACAGCAATACCTTGACTAATGCCAACTTGGATCAGGCAGCCTTTAATGGCACTGCAGCAGCAACAACTACGGCCATCGATCCGGCGGCGGGCGTTGAATATGCCATCTTTATGCTCAACGATGGACGCCTAACCGGAGCGCCGGCAGGTCTGCGTGACGCCATGACTGCACCTGCAGGCTACAACATTACGTCCAAGGCCTTCACGTTCAACTCTGCTACGCTGCCAACCATTACCGATAGCAACACGGCTATTGATGGTAAGCTGCAGACTATTCTAACGGGTGAAGGCACAATACCGACTGCTAACAACACCGCCGGTGAAATCATCCTTGACTTTGTAGGGGCAACCCGAGGTGGTCTGCTTATCACGGGCGCTAACACACGCATTGCTTCGCTCAACGTAACTAACGCTGGTGTAGCTGTTGGAAGCAGGGCATTGAATACTACCGGTGCCGTCCAATCCGATGGTGCAGCTATCGTCTTCACGGGCGCAGGCACTATTGGCTCGGTGGTAAACAATATTACGGGTCAGAACAACACCATTGCTACGGTTCTGCTGGAAGGAGGCGCCACGGGTGTGACCATCAGCAACAGTGTGATGCGTACAGGCCGTGCTACGGCCGCCTCCGGCACTACTATTGCCTATGATGGGGCAGGTATTTTGCTCTCCAATGCTTCCGGTAACACCATTAACAACAACAATATCAGCGCTAACAATGGGTTTGGTATTGAGTTGGCTGGGGGGAGCAACGGGAATACTATCACTGGAAACCAGATTGGCTCAAATGGCGCAGGTACAGCCACTGCTAGTGACGCTGGCATTAGCATCACGTTGGGTAACAACAACTTGATTGGTAACAACACAATCACTGGTAACTCCGGCGACGGTATTGTAGCTGCCAACAGCACTTCCGGCAACCGTTTCACCCAAAACAGCTTCTCCGCCAACGGTGACTTGGGTATTGACCTAGTGACGACGGGTAGCGCTAGCGTAACCGGCGACGGCCAGAACCTGAATGATAACACTGATGTGGACACCGGCGCCAATGGAATCCTCAACTTTCCGGTTATCACTCAGCTTTTCAAAGACGCTAACAGCCTGCTTATGCTAGGGTATGCTCCCGCCAATGCTGTAGTAGAGTTCTTTGTGGCTGATGTAGCTGCTGCTGCCTACGGTGAGGGACTGACTTACCTCACAACTCGCATTGAAGGCAATGCTACCGACGATACCGATAATAATGTTGGCACGTATTCCTTCTCTGGCTTCCCTGGTGAAATCAATCAAGGCAGCGAGCGAAATGCCCGTCGTTTTGCCTTCACTATTCCACTATCGAGCCTGACGCCAGCTCAACTCACGGCTCTTAATACAAGTGGCGCCCGCCTTACGGCAACAGCGACCATTATCAATACAGTAAATGGATTGTCTGTAGGTAACACATCAGAGTTTTCCGGCAATGTTGCCGTGACTGCTACCCCACTGCCCGTCGAGCTGAAAGCCTTCGAGGTAGCGGCCAGCAATGCCAACGCCTTGCTGACCTGGAGCACGGCTTCAGAGCAGAATAACGACCATTTCGTTGTGGAGCGCAGCGTTGATGGCGGCAGCTTCGAGCGGATCGGGCAGGTGCAGGGCCGCGGCACTACCAGCCAGATGACCAACTACAGCTTCACCGATATCAACATCGGGACCAAGCGCGCCGGTGTGGTGTACTACCGTTTGCAGCAGGTCGACACAGATGGCACGGCCAGCTACAGCCCTGTACGTACGGTCAACTTCGCGGCAGGCCTGACGGCTGGCGTGGCGACAGTAGGGGTGTACCCCAACCCAGCCACCAGTCAGGACCGTACCATCACGCTGGCTCTGACGACACTGCCTACTGGCACGTACAAGGTAACTGTGCTGGATGCAACGGGCCGGGTGGTGCGTACGCAAGCCGTGCAGGGCGGGCAGGACCAGACGCTGCAGGTGCAGCAACTGCCGGCTGGCATGTACTTGGTGCAGGTGCGCGGTAATTCCCTCAACCTGACTCAACGCTTCAGCAAGCAGTAA